A section of the Mastomys coucha isolate ucsf_1 unplaced genomic scaffold, UCSF_Mcou_1 pScaffold15, whole genome shotgun sequence genome encodes:
- the LOC116092426 gene encoding cystatin-S-like — translation MAYLLHAQLFLLTTLILGLNLICDPVLGHILGGIEKSSMEEDGAPEALDFAVSQYNKENSDMYLSRVVQVKSVHKQVVAGEKFLFDVILGKTTCLKTQADLTNCPLNEEADQKESEFCSFEVYYIPWEDYMALMSSSCHSI, via the exons ATGGCCTACCTGCTCCATGCTCAACTATTTCTGCTAACCACCCTCATATTAGGTCTGAACCTAATATGTGACCCAGTGCTAGGTCACATCCTGGGTGGCATAGAGAAATCTAGTATGGAGGAAGATGGGGCCCCAGAAGCTCTGGATTTTGCTGTCAGCCAgtacaataaagaaaacagtgacaTGTACCTGAGCCGTGTGGTACAAGTGAAGAGTGTCCATAAGCAG GTGGTTGCTGGagagaaatttttatttgatgtgaTCTTAGGCAAAACAACATGTTTGAAGACCCAAGCTGACTTGACCAACTGTCCCTTAAATGAAGAGGCTGATCAAAAGGAG AGTGAATTCTGCTCTTTTGAGGTCTATTATATCCCCTGGGAGGATTATATGGCCTTGATGAGCTCCAGCTGTCACAGTATATAA